The nucleotide window AGGGCATCAGAAGCATATTTCCGTTCAGGATAGAAAGAAATTCGGCCTGCGTATTTGAACTTATTTATTTTTCACGACCCGACAGCATTTTTAACGGTAAATCAATTTATAGCTTGCGCATCCAAATGGGCAAAGAACTTGCAAAGGAGTCCACTCCCGATGCAGATATAGTAATACCCGTTCCGGATTCGGGAGTACCGGCGGCTTTAGGTTTTTCAAAAGGCTCCGGCATAGATTTTGAAATGGGCTTTACAAGAAACCACTATGTAGGAAGAACGTTTATAGAACCTAAAAAATCCATAAGGCATTTCGGCGTTAAAGTAAAACTAAATCCCGTTCCGGACGTTATAAAAGGCAAAAAAGTCGTCGTCGTAGACGACTCTGTAGTAAGGGGAACGACTTCTAAGAAAATTGTCGATATGTTGAAACTTGCCGGCGCAAAAGAGATCCATCTTCGTTTAAGTTCGCCTATGGTTATTGCTCCATGTTTTTACGGAATAGACACGCCGGTAAAGGAAGACCTTATGGCGGCCAAATACAGCGAAAAAGAGATAAACGCCAAACTCGGCGCTACTACTACAAAATTTCTTTCGATAGACGGTTTAAGCAGGGCTGTAGGAAACGGTATTAATTTTTGCGAAGCATGTTTTTCAAACGTTTATCCTCAGGAAACTTTCGACGAATCCGAATATGAAAATCAAGTACAGTTGAAACTGTTTAGCAAAGAAGTTTTTTGAAGAAATTTATAAAACGGCGCAATATGACTAATATGTAATTAATATAATAATATATAAACAGTCTTTATACGGTAAAAAATAATGATAAATAACGATTTAAACGATACCTCCGAAACACTTAAAACGTCCGTATTGAATGCCGTAAAAACTTTATGTTACGAAAAAAAAGAATTCGTTCTTGCCTCTGGTAAAACAAGCGACTTTTATATAGATTTACGCAGAATTTCTTTTGACGGCGAGTATTTATATCTTATCGGCAGACTGCTTTACGATGAAATTAAGAAAATAAAAGATCTAAAATTTTCGGTAATTGCCGGCGTTCCGGTGGGAGGCATTCCTTTAATTTCCTCAATACTGACCGCGAGTTTTTTGGATAAAAATCCTTTAAAATCAGTCGTTATCAGAAAAGAAAAAAAAGAATACGGCAAAGGCAATCTTATCGAACCTGTACAGTTTTTATCCAAAGGAGCAAATATTTTAATAATAGAAGACGTCGTTACTACGGGCGGTTCTATTTTAAAAGCCGTAAAAAACGCGCGTGAAGAAGGTTATGAGATAACGGATGCGGTCTGCGTCGTCGACAGACAGGAAGGCGGAGCCGAATTTCTTAAAGAGAACGGCATTGAGCTTCATTCCTTATTTACTAAAAAAGATATAATGCAATAATATTATACTTATGAAAAAAACAGTTTTTTTAATAATTTTACTTTTTGTATTTGTCATACCTGTTTTTCTGTTGTCCGGTTGTTCCGTTTTTAGTTCTCTCGGTTTAAAACATCCGTTTCCGTCAAACGGCGGATATCGTTCGGCTTTGCGTAAAGCGACCCGCAAAGCAGATATATACAATAACCTTAATACGGTAATGTATATAAGGGCTGCTTATTTCGATAAGTCTTTTATGCGTTCATATGAAGATAAATATTACGGTTATTATATGGAACGCCCCAAAAATTTAATAAAAAAAATCGGAAAAAGTACCGTATTTTTAGTTTCGGTTTACACCCCCCGCAAATCTTATAACAACTTAGATTCAAAAAGATCGATATGGATGGTGTATTTAACGAATAACGAGGGCGAAAGCATTATGCCGCTCAGCATTAAGCCCTCGCAGCAAAAAAAAGTTTTTTTAAAGAAATTTTTTCCTTACGTTACGGACTGGTCAAGGCAGTATATTATAAAATTTCCAAAATATTACGACAAAAAAGAACATAAATTATTTTTAAACTCCGGCGTTAAATGGATTAAACTTATAATTACCGGAGTAAACGGAAAAGCCGTTTTGAAATGGAATTTACACAGCGGCGCAAATAAATATTAATTTATTTTATGCATTATAACGTTCTGGTTATAGGTTCGGGCATAGCAGGTCTTTCGCTTGCAAATAGATTTGACGACTCTGTTTCGGTAGGAATTTTTACTAAAAAAGAAGAAGCGGAATCAAATACAAACTATGCTCAGGGCGGGCTTGCCGCCGTTATGAATCTCGATAAAGATTCGTACGAAAAACATATCTTAGATACGCTGACCGCCGGCGACGGACTTTGCGACGAAAATATAGTAAGAATGGTCGTAGAGGAAGGTCCCGGCATCGTACAGGATCTTTTAAGCTGGGGCGTTAAATTTGCCAAGCATTCCGAAAACAATAAAGAGTTCGATCTGGGCAGGGAAGGCGGGCATTCCGAAAGAAGGGTTTTGCATGCGGGGGATATAACAGGCAGAGAAATAGAAAGAGCGTTAGTCGATACTTCACGAGAAAAATCAAATATAAAAATATTTGAAAATCACATAGGCATAGATTTAATTACCGCCCGGAAGCTAAAAATAGAAAAATATAGGGAAAACAGGGTTTTAGGCGCATACTTTTTGAATAAAAATACCGGCAAAGTGATAACCGTTAGTGCCGATATAGTAGTGCTTGCTACGGGCGGAGCCGGAAAAGTCTTCTTATACACTTCAAATCCCGATATATCTACCGGCGATGGAATAGCTATGGCGCACAGGGCAGGAGCTAAAATAGCCAATATGGAATTTTACCAGTTTCACCCCACTATACTTTACCATCCGGAAGCAAAGTCTTTTTTAATATCCGAAGCTCTCAGGGGAGAGGGCGGCACTTTAAGATTAAAAGACGGAACTCCTTTTATGGATAGCGTTCACCCGCTGAAGAGTCTTGCTCCCCGCGATATTGTAGCAAGAACAATCGACTTTGAACTTAAAAGAACCGGAGACGAATGCGTATATCTCGATATGACCCACAAAAGCAGAGAGTTTTTGGAAAAGAGATTTCCGGATATTTTTAAAACTACGTTGAGTTTCGGCATAGATATGTCTAAAAAATGGATACCCGTCGTTCCTGCCGCACATTATTTATGCGGAGGGATATTGACCGACGAAAACGGTTTAACATCCGTCGGCGGTCTTTATGCCATCGGAGAGGTAGCCTGCACAGGACTTCACGGTGCAAACAGGCTTGCAAGCAATTCTCTGCTAGAAGGATGCGTTTTTGCTAAAAAGTCTTACGAAGCGGCGCAGCGGTTTTTGAAAGAATCGCTCAAAATTTCCGAGCCTAAAGTTTCAAATACGTCTAATTCGGATGTCGTCGAAAATGAAAAGCCGGCATTGCCGGAATGGAAAGATTTCGGTTTAACGGGCGGCGACGAAATGATAGTCGTTTCTCATAACTGGGACGAACTCAGGCGGACTATGTGGAATTATGTCGGTATAGTCAGGTCGGACAAACGTTTAGAGAGGGCAAAAAGGCGCATAGACAACCTGCTTTACGAAATCAAAGAATACTATTGGAATTTTAAGATAACGACAGACCTCCTGGAACTTAGGAATATAGCCGAAGTAGCAAGTCTCATCGTAAATTCCGCAATGTTAAGAAAGGAATCTCGCGGTACGCATTACAATATAGATTATCCGGAAAAAGACGATAAGAACTTCAAGCATCTTACTGTGTTATAATAAAAATAATTATAAATATTATCGTTCATATCTTGCTATTATTTGTTAAATTGATTGTTTTTCGCAAAAGATAGATTACAATTATTGTATATTATATATAATAAGAGGTTATAGTTTTGCCTAAAAACAGCAAAAGTAAATCATCCATATCTCAAGCCGAAAAACGTCAACTAACGGCAATCCATATATTTTTCTTATTCCTAATTTGTATTGTATTGTCTATATTTGCACATGAAACTATAAGCATGAAAAAAAATATAGAAAGTCGTCTCCGGGAATATTCAACTTTGACCGCTTCAAATCTATCTGCTTCTATTAAAGATCAAATAAATGCCCATTTTCACGATCTTAACTTTTTAAAAAAAGAATTTTTAAACGTAAACGACGGTCATCTATCCCCAAGTAAAAAAGCGCTTCAAGTTTTTAAAAGTTTCAAAAAGTATCATCCGGGTATTGCGGCTATAAATATTTTAAACAGCTCAATGA belongs to Candidatus Acidulodesulfobacterium acidiphilum and includes:
- a CDS encoding amidophosphoribosyltransferase translates to MEEIKDECGVFGIYNNEEAAKITYLGLYALQHRGQESCGIASSDMNGLYFHKSLGLVNDVFKENTLLQLKGKNAIGHVRYSTAGETLLKNAQPLVADYYFGSIAVAHNGNITNAHIIKDELEENGSIFSSTSDTEVVIHLTALSKENLLIDRIVSSLKKLKGAYSFLFLSEKEMIAARDPFGFRPLVMGMLNGSIVFASETCALDLINAEYIRDVRPGEVILVNGEGIRSIFPFRIERNSACVFELIYFSRPDSIFNGKSIYSLRIQMGKELAKESTPDADIVIPVPDSGVPAALGFSKGSGIDFEMGFTRNHYVGRTFIEPKKSIRHFGVKVKLNPVPDVIKGKKVVVVDDSVVRGTTSKKIVDMLKLAGAKEIHLRLSSPMVIAPCFYGIDTPVKEDLMAAKYSEKEINAKLGATTTKFLSIDGLSRAVGNGINFCEACFSNVYPQETFDESEYENQVQLKLFSKEVF
- the pyrE gene encoding orotate phosphoribosyltransferase; translated protein: MINNDLNDTSETLKTSVLNAVKTLCYEKKEFVLASGKTSDFYIDLRRISFDGEYLYLIGRLLYDEIKKIKDLKFSVIAGVPVGGIPLISSILTASFLDKNPLKSVVIRKEKKEYGKGNLIEPVQFLSKGANILIIEDVVTTGGSILKAVKNAREEGYEITDAVCVVDRQEGGAEFLKENGIELHSLFTKKDIMQ
- a CDS encoding L-aspartate oxidase encodes the protein MHYNVLVIGSGIAGLSLANRFDDSVSVGIFTKKEEAESNTNYAQGGLAAVMNLDKDSYEKHILDTLTAGDGLCDENIVRMVVEEGPGIVQDLLSWGVKFAKHSENNKEFDLGREGGHSERRVLHAGDITGREIERALVDTSREKSNIKIFENHIGIDLITARKLKIEKYRENRVLGAYFLNKNTGKVITVSADIVVLATGGAGKVFLYTSNPDISTGDGIAMAHRAGAKIANMEFYQFHPTILYHPEAKSFLISEALRGEGGTLRLKDGTPFMDSVHPLKSLAPRDIVARTIDFELKRTGDECVYLDMTHKSREFLEKRFPDIFKTTLSFGIDMSKKWIPVVPAAHYLCGGILTDENGLTSVGGLYAIGEVACTGLHGANRLASNSLLEGCVFAKKSYEAAQRFLKESLKISEPKVSNTSNSDVVENEKPALPEWKDFGLTGGDEMIVVSHNWDELRRTMWNYVGIVRSDKRLERAKRRIDNLLYEIKEYYWNFKITTDLLELRNIAEVASLIVNSAMLRKESRGTHYNIDYPEKDDKNFKHLTVL